From a single Nostoc edaphicum CCNP1411 genomic region:
- the purN gene encoding phosphoribosylglycinamide formyltransferase, whose translation MTLRPDSALSLVSPSISDVCQQVAPLKLGIMASGNGSNFDVVAQAIQDGQLNAQIQVLIYNNPSAKAAVRAANRGVEAVLLNHRNYQSREEFDDQIVQTLLHYNVEWVILAGWMRLLTSVFMDAFPDKIINIHPSLLPSFKGIHAVEQALASGVKITGCTAHIACLEMDSGPILMQAAVPVLPDDTAETLHARIQVQEHRILPLAIALAASSSKMTLSLT comes from the coding sequence ATGACCCTCCGCCCTGATTCTGCCCTTAGCTTGGTTTCTCCCAGCATTAGCGATGTATGCCAACAAGTCGCCCCTTTAAAACTGGGAATTATGGCTTCTGGGAATGGCAGCAATTTTGATGTAGTTGCTCAAGCTATCCAAGATGGACAGCTAAATGCCCAAATTCAAGTTTTAATTTACAATAACCCCTCGGCGAAAGCAGCCGTAAGAGCAGCTAATAGAGGTGTAGAAGCTGTTTTATTAAATCACCGCAACTATCAAAGCCGAGAAGAATTTGATGATCAAATTGTGCAGACATTACTTCACTACAATGTGGAATGGGTGATTTTGGCAGGTTGGATGCGATTATTAACGTCAGTTTTCATGGATGCCTTTCCTGACAAAATTATTAATATCCATCCTAGTTTGTTACCTAGTTTCAAGGGAATCCATGCTGTAGAACAAGCCTTGGCATCTGGGGTAAAAATCACTGGTTGTACAGCGCACATAGCTTGTCTAGAAATGGATAGTGGCCCAATCTTGATGCAAGCCGCAGTACCAGTTTTGCCGGATGATACAGCAGAAACACTCCACGCTAGGATTCAAGTTCAGGAACATCGAATTTTACCATTAGCGATCGCTCTGGCAGCTTCTTCGTCAAAAATGACACTAAGTTTAACGTGA
- a CDS encoding ribbon-helix-helix domain-containing protein, with translation MNVEKLSISLPPSLVEFVENYKRNKGCKSRSQVIEEALELLRNRELEAAYREASAEVDNDWDVTIADGLTDETW, from the coding sequence ATGAATGTAGAAAAACTCTCTATTTCCTTGCCACCGTCTTTAGTGGAGTTTGTCGAAAACTACAAGCGCAATAAAGGTTGTAAATCTCGTTCTCAAGTAATTGAAGAAGCATTAGAATTGCTGCGAAACCGAGAATTAGAGGCAGCTTACCGAGAAGCGTCTGCTGAAGTTGATAACGATTGGGATGTGACAATTGCAGATGGTTTAACAGATGAAACGTGGTGA
- a CDS encoding BrnT family toxin: MQFEWDETKRLSNLRKHGIDFIDIPEVFYGDTVTVEDDRYSYAEQRFVTFGLLQGRVVAVVHTRS; encoded by the coding sequence ATGCAGTTTGAATGGGATGAAACAAAACGTCTTAGCAATCTTCGCAAGCACGGAATCGATTTTATCGATATCCCAGAAGTATTTTATGGAGATACGGTGACGGTTGAAGACGATCGCTACAGCTACGCAGAGCAGCGTTTCGTCACGTTTGGCTTGTTGCAAGGGCGAGTCGTTGCTGTTGTCCATACAAGATCGTGA
- a CDS encoding GAF domain-containing protein, translating into MSQSFSQNQARRNRKQRLWQQKWSLKTKAIVWALSISVLPVVAIGTATYYYGINLITKQIPQVRLESAKSSTETELALQRQLLLLLTGTGVTAILAGAIAVFVTNRVMSRVSKAAAISNTIKTKLRPNSEFTEVFIANQDELVMLERNITLFTDLLSVLVQEKEAEADYSQLLIKITRWIRESFNEEDVLKTTSEEIRRALSIDRVTIFCFNSNCNGTFISESVAPGLPKILGVTVSDPGFEAGYVGKYQSGSIHAIDDIHKADLSDSDIDLLEQFAVKSHLVAPILKGKQLFGLLIAHQCSRLRFWQQSEIDLFAQIAMQVGFALDYTKLLEQVDTKADKAQLFIEITRSIRQSLNEEDVLKTTVEEVRKVLSTDRVLVYSLNTDWSGIIIAESVVPGYPKVLRSEIQDICFGQGYVEKYQSGRVVATNNIYESGLADCHINLLESFAVKANLVAPILKDEQLFGLLIAHQCSRPRDWQQPEIDLFAQLAMQVGFALDHARLLQRIEAEGVQSRLLVDTIGSIRQSLNEEDVLKITVDEVRKVLSTDRVMVYSFNANWSGTVIAESVVLTYPKVLRAEIQDPCFGQGYVEEYQSGRVLAINNIYEAGLADCHISLLESFAVKANLVAPILKDEQLFGLLIAHQCSRPRDWQQSEIDLFGQIAMQVGFALDHARLLQRSEAERMRSQLLVDIIRKIRQSLNEEDIIKTTVEEVRKALSTDRVLVYSFYANWFGIIIAESVVSGYPKVLRSKIHDPCFTQGYVEKYQSGRVVAINNIYESDLADCHISLLESFAVKANLVAPIIKDEQLFGLLIAHQCSEPRDWQQPEIDLFAQIAMQVGFTLDHARLLQAYQAAEANGE; encoded by the coding sequence ATGAGTCAGTCTTTTTCTCAAAACCAAGCAAGACGAAATCGTAAACAAAGACTGTGGCAGCAAAAATGGAGTTTAAAGACTAAAGCGATTGTTTGGGCACTAAGTATCAGTGTCCTTCCTGTGGTTGCAATTGGAACAGCTACTTACTACTATGGTATTAATTTAATTACCAAACAAATTCCGCAAGTAAGACTTGAGAGTGCAAAAAGTTCAACAGAAACAGAACTTGCTCTACAGAGACAATTATTACTCCTGTTAACTGGTACAGGAGTAACAGCAATTTTGGCAGGTGCGATCGCTGTTTTTGTGACTAATCGAGTTATGAGTCGAGTCAGCAAGGCAGCTGCAATTTCTAATACCATCAAAACAAAGCTACGTCCAAATAGTGAGTTTACTGAAGTTTTCATCGCTAACCAAGATGAATTAGTGATGTTAGAAAGAAACATCACCTTATTCACAGACCTGCTTTCGGTTTTGGTACAAGAGAAAGAAGCCGAAGCTGATTACTCCCAGCTATTGATAAAAATTACCCGCTGGATTCGAGAATCATTTAATGAAGAAGATGTTCTCAAAACTACCTCAGAAGAAATTCGCAGAGCTTTAAGCATTGATCGCGTAACCATCTTTTGTTTCAACTCCAACTGTAATGGAACCTTTATCAGCGAATCAGTAGCACCTGGTTTACCGAAAATCTTAGGGGTTACAGTCTCAGATCCTGGGTTCGAGGCAGGGTATGTAGGAAAATACCAGAGTGGTAGCATCCATGCTATTGATGACATCCATAAAGCCGATCTCAGTGATAGTGATATTGACTTGCTGGAACAATTTGCGGTTAAATCTCATTTAGTAGCACCCATTCTCAAAGGCAAACAGCTATTTGGTTTATTGATTGCACATCAGTGTTCTAGACTTCGCTTTTGGCAGCAGTCTGAAATTGATTTGTTCGCTCAGATAGCCATGCAAGTAGGATTTGCCCTTGACTACACCAAGCTTCTAGAACAGGTAGATACCAAAGCAGATAAAGCTCAGTTATTCATAGAAATTACCCGCAGCATTCGCCAATCCCTCAACGAAGAGGATGTCCTCAAAACCACTGTGGAAGAGGTTCGTAAAGTACTGAGTACTGATCGAGTGCTGGTTTATAGCCTTAACACTGATTGGTCTGGAATCATCATTGCCGAATCAGTGGTTCCAGGTTATCCCAAAGTTTTGCGGTCTGAAATCCAAGACATCTGTTTCGGTCAAGGTTATGTAGAAAAATATCAGTCTGGTCGCGTTGTAGCCACAAACAATATTTATGAGTCCGGTTTGGCTGATTGTCACATTAACCTGCTCGAATCCTTTGCTGTCAAAGCAAATTTGGTTGCCCCCATTCTCAAAGATGAACAGCTATTTGGCTTGTTAATTGCACATCAGTGTTCTAGACCCCGTGATTGGCAACAGCCTGAGATTGATTTATTTGCCCAGCTAGCAATGCAAGTAGGATTTGCTCTTGACCACGCCAGGTTGTTGCAACGAATCGAGGCTGAAGGTGTGCAAAGCCGGTTGTTGGTGGATACTATCGGCAGCATTCGCCAATCGCTCAATGAAGAGGATGTCCTCAAAATTACCGTAGACGAGGTTCGTAAGGTACTGAGTACTGACCGAGTGATGGTTTATAGCTTTAATGCTAATTGGTCTGGAACTGTGATTGCCGAATCAGTTGTTCTCACCTACCCAAAAGTTTTACGAGCTGAAATCCAAGACCCATGTTTTGGTCAAGGTTATGTAGAAGAGTATCAGTCTGGTCGGGTTCTCGCAATCAACAACATTTATGAAGCCGGTTTAGCTGATTGTCACATTAGCTTACTCGAATCCTTTGCTGTCAAAGCAAATTTAGTAGCCCCCATTCTTAAAGATGAGCAGCTATTTGGCTTGTTAATTGCACATCAATGCTCCAGACCTCGTGATTGGCAACAATCTGAGATTGATTTATTTGGCCAAATAGCCATGCAAGTGGGATTTGCTCTGGATCATGCCAGACTCCTGCAAAGAAGCGAAGCCGAAAGGATGCGAAGTCAGTTGCTAGTGGATATTATCCGCAAGATTCGCCAATCGCTTAACGAAGAGGATATCATCAAAACCACTGTGGAAGAGGTTCGCAAAGCACTGAGTACTGACAGAGTGCTGGTTTATAGTTTTTACGCTAATTGGTTCGGAATTATAATTGCCGAATCAGTGGTTTCAGGCTATCCCAAAGTTTTGCGATCTAAAATCCACGATCCCTGTTTTACTCAAGGGTATGTAGAAAAGTACCAGTCTGGTCGCGTGGTCGCAATCAACAACATTTATGAGTCTGATTTGGCTGATTGTCACATTAGCTTACTCGAATCCTTTGCTGTCAAAGCAAATTTAGTCGCACCCATTATCAAAGATGAGCAGCTATTTGGCTTGTTAATTGCACATCAGTGTTCTGAACCCCGTGATTGGCAACAGCCTGAGATTGATTTATTTGCCCAGATAGCGATGCAAGTAGGATTTACTCTCGATCATGCTAGGCTCCTACAAGCGTATCAAGCTGCTGAAGCTAATGGTGAATAG
- a CDS encoding ATP-binding protein, translating into MKLPSFRLRIALLSAALAGSTLVGFGAVSWFQIYNAKISRLDAELLNHLMRANRSPNRERWQLYADSLPYAFGGGTNIKIPIALLVLDANGNILYESNSLPDFKVNRLLVQRLQSTPLPPPPPREPPPFPPITNPSFEPPRLIRPRPPQFVTEQTETTAWRIGATKFPNVQIAIAVSLQAVDQEMATIRNIFLVSIPGALLLVAVGAWLVSGSALRPIHQLTGVIQQVTVKGLDQRIPIGTTDVEFVELIQVFNQMLERLERSFTQASRFSGDAAHELKTPLTILQGELERTLQQVDPGSEVQQRLSNLLDEVRRLSGIMRKLLLLSLADAGKMSLYLVEVDMSELLMEMLEDVEMLAPHLTVQTDFTDGLRVKGDRDLLIQVLQNLFSNAIKYNLANGWIKIRAHQTPTTLHVTIANASQDIPVSNAYGARERERIFDRFYRGDPSRNRKIEGIGLGLSLAREIARAHGGDLTLDLTPSGQTAFTLTLPM; encoded by the coding sequence ATGAAACTCCCTTCCTTTCGACTCCGTATTGCTCTGTTGTCTGCGGCTTTGGCTGGTAGCACCTTAGTCGGATTTGGCGCAGTTTCCTGGTTTCAGATTTACAATGCCAAGATTAGCCGCCTAGATGCAGAATTATTAAATCACTTGATGCGGGCAAATCGTTCACCCAATCGCGAACGATGGCAGCTTTACGCAGACTCATTACCTTATGCCTTCGGTGGCGGAACAAATATAAAAATCCCCATCGCTTTGCTGGTGCTTGATGCAAACGGCAACATCCTTTATGAATCTAACTCCCTACCCGACTTCAAGGTGAATCGTCTGCTGGTTCAACGTCTTCAGTCAACACCTTTACCACCACCTCCTCCTAGAGAACCACCACCTTTTCCGCCCATTACAAATCCATCCTTCGAGCCGCCACGCCTGATTCGTCCACGTCCTCCTCAATTCGTCACTGAGCAGACGGAAACAACAGCTTGGCGGATTGGAGCAACTAAATTTCCCAATGTTCAGATTGCCATTGCTGTGAGTCTGCAAGCCGTCGATCAAGAAATGGCTACCATTCGCAATATCTTTTTGGTTTCAATTCCGGGAGCGCTTCTGCTGGTTGCGGTGGGAGCATGGTTGGTTTCTGGTAGTGCTTTACGTCCCATCCATCAATTAACGGGCGTTATTCAACAGGTGACTGTCAAAGGGTTAGATCAAAGAATTCCCATTGGGACAACTGATGTTGAATTTGTTGAACTGATTCAGGTGTTTAACCAAATGCTAGAACGTTTGGAACGCAGTTTTACCCAAGCTTCTCGCTTTAGTGGTGACGCCGCTCATGAACTGAAAACCCCACTAACTATTTTGCAAGGCGAACTAGAACGAACACTGCAACAGGTTGATCCCGGTAGTGAAGTGCAACAGCGCTTAAGTAATCTGTTGGATGAGGTGCGCCGCCTGAGTGGAATTATGCGGAAACTCTTGCTGCTATCTCTGGCAGATGCGGGAAAAATGAGCTTGTATCTGGTTGAGGTGGATATGTCTGAGTTGCTGATGGAGATGCTAGAAGATGTGGAAATGCTAGCTCCCCACTTGACTGTGCAAACTGACTTTACTGATGGTTTGCGGGTAAAAGGCGATCGCGATCTTTTAATTCAAGTTTTGCAAAACCTGTTCAGTAATGCTATCAAATACAATCTCGCCAACGGCTGGATCAAGATTCGCGCTCATCAAACTCCCACAACTCTCCACGTTACTATTGCCAATGCATCCCAAGATATTCCAGTGAGCAATGCCTACGGCGCACGTGAACGTGAACGCATTTTTGACCGCTTTTATCGCGGTGATCCCTCACGTAACCGCAAGATAGAAGGAATTGGACTGGGACTGAGCCTAGCCCGTGAAATTGCCCGCGCACATGGTGGCGATCTCACCCTTGATTTAACACCTTCTGGTCAAACGGCGTTCACTCTCACCTTACCGATGTAG
- a CDS encoding BrnA antitoxin family protein, which produces MSNESISSNSQTDWQRLDAMSDEDIDLSDCPEITPELFAKATVRRGLPAAKKKAQVTLRIDSDVLEWFKSQGQGYQTHINTLLRAYMEAHR; this is translated from the coding sequence ATGAGCAACGAATCTATTTCGAGCAATTCTCAGACTGATTGGCAACGGCTTGATGCTATGAGCGATGAAGACATTGATTTATCAGATTGCCCGGAAATTACACCAGAACTGTTTGCCAAGGCTACAGTTAGACGGGGTTTACCTGCGGCAAAAAAGAAAGCACAGGTGACGTTACGCATTGACAGTGATGTATTAGAGTGGTTTAAATCGCAAGGACAGGGTTATCAAACGCACATCAATACCTTACTGCGAGCATATATGGAAGCTCATCGATAG
- a CDS encoding type II toxin-antitoxin system PemK/MazF family toxin has protein sequence MKRGDIYYANLSPVMGSEMGKRRPILIVSNDISNSAATTVTILPLTSNVNRVYPFEVLLNPEISGLTKPSKVQAQQVRTISKQRITGEVLGSLNEEMMVLIDAALKLHLGLV, from the coding sequence ATGAAACGTGGTGATATTTATTACGCAAATCTTAGTCCGGTGATGGGTTCAGAAATGGGTAAACGTCGTCCAATACTAATTGTCAGTAATGATATAAGTAATAGTGCTGCTACCACTGTGACAATTTTACCGCTTACTTCTAATGTGAACCGTGTTTATCCCTTTGAAGTTCTGCTTAATCCAGAGATTAGTGGTCTAACGAAGCCTTCTAAAGTACAGGCGCAGCAAGTGCGAACAATTTCTAAGCAACGAATTACTGGTGAAGTATTAGGTAGTTTAAATGAAGAAATGATGGTACTAATTGATGCGGCGTTAAAATTGCATTTGGGATTGGTTTAA
- a CDS encoding PIN domain-containing protein, translating into MTRVYLDTSIYNRPFDDQTQPKIFLETQAVILILQIVEAKLIELVSSSVLEYENSRNPFPVNQQSMEQYLQIATLRVLLDENIRVRAKQLEQQGIKAIDALHVACAEASQSD; encoded by the coding sequence ATGACCAGAGTTTATTTAGACACAAGTATTTATAACCGCCCTTTTGATGACCAAACACAGCCAAAAATATTTTTAGAAACACAAGCTGTCATCTTAATTTTACAAATTGTCGAAGCAAAATTAATAGAATTAGTTAGTTCTTCAGTTCTAGAATATGAAAATAGTCGCAACCCTTTTCCTGTAAACCAACAGTCAATGGAGCAATACCTACAAATAGCTACATTGAGAGTATTACTAGATGAAAACATTAGAGTGAGAGCAAAACAACTGGAACAACAAGGGATTAAAGCCATTGATGCTCTCCATGTTGCTTGTGCCGAAGCTTCTCAAAGTGATTAA
- a CDS encoding thermonuclease family protein has protein sequence MEKLTKSVRFWLCATIIILGLVGCDRFIGTSGEPVDRVSDGDTLVVKDTNGKNFTVRFACVDAPEIAHTNKEKQSKRISDRNQFTWGVKAQERVQQLVQQGGDRVTLNITDSDRYGRKVAEVRLQNGTFVQQVLLQEGLAKVYRPYLNKCPSKDLVQQAEAKAKEQRLGVWSDAKFVNPWEYRSLYKK, from the coding sequence ATGGAGAAATTAACTAAATCAGTGCGATTTTGGCTTTGTGCAACTATCATAATTTTGGGTTTGGTAGGCTGCGATCGCTTTATCGGTACTTCTGGAGAACCAGTTGATCGAGTCAGTGATGGTGATACTTTAGTGGTGAAAGATACTAATGGTAAAAATTTTACCGTGCGCTTTGCTTGTGTAGATGCGCCAGAGATAGCTCATACCAACAAAGAAAAGCAGAGTAAACGTATTAGCGATCGCAATCAATTTACTTGGGGTGTGAAAGCCCAAGAACGGGTTCAACAACTAGTGCAACAAGGAGGCGATCGCGTGACTCTGAATATCACCGATAGCGATCGCTATGGACGCAAAGTTGCAGAAGTTCGTTTACAAAATGGCACTTTTGTGCAACAGGTATTGTTGCAAGAAGGATTGGCAAAAGTGTATCGCCCCTATTTAAACAAATGTCCTAGCAAAGACTTAGTTCAACAAGCTGAAGCTAAAGCAAAGGAACAACGGCTTGGCGTTTGGAGTGATGCTAAATTTGTGAATCCTTGGGAATATCGCAGCCTATATAAAAAGTAA
- a CDS encoding DUF1345 domain-containing protein, producing MLYISVGVSHLNSAIAIFVKLNLFKNFDSRPRLIIAVGLAVLVSVILPAWLHLPIRILCAWNSGIDFFLAVTWWKMIKANPEKIRRYAESEYEGHLAIFMLVIAAACASVLAIGFLLTDKKELSTILLTLHVILSIMTIVGSWLLVHTMFAVQYAHSYYKYINRNNSKEITGGLDFPHNDYPDYWEFLYYSFVIGMTSQVSDVQTTSRDMRRLTLLHGVLSFFFNTTILAMSINIIASLI from the coding sequence ATGCTTTACATCAGTGTAGGAGTATCTCACTTAAACTCTGCGATCGCAATATTTGTGAAACTGAATTTATTCAAAAACTTTGACTCTCGACCCCGGCTGATAATTGCTGTTGGACTCGCTGTATTAGTTTCAGTAATCCTTCCGGCTTGGCTGCACTTACCCATTCGCATTCTCTGTGCTTGGAACTCCGGCATTGACTTTTTCTTAGCCGTGACTTGGTGGAAAATGATCAAAGCTAACCCAGAAAAAATTCGCCGTTATGCTGAGAGTGAATATGAAGGACATTTGGCTATATTCATGCTGGTGATTGCTGCGGCTTGTGCTAGTGTTTTAGCCATTGGGTTTTTACTAACTGATAAAAAAGAGTTATCAACTATTCTACTTACCCTACATGTCATACTTTCAATTATGACCATTGTCGGTTCTTGGCTATTAGTGCATACGATGTTTGCAGTACAATATGCACATAGCTATTACAAATATATTAATCGTAATAATAGTAAAGAAATCACCGGAGGTTTAGATTTTCCTCATAACGACTATCCAGACTATTGGGAATTTTTATATTATTCTTTTGTAATTGGCATGACTAGCCAAGTTTCCGATGTGCAGACGACATCACGCGATATGAGGCGCTTGACTCTGTTACATGGCGTATTATCCTTCTTTTTCAATACCACTATTTTAGCTATGAGTATTAATATCATTGCATCGCTGATTTAA
- a CDS encoding carbohydrate ABC transporter permease yields the protein MPKKYTKSWLDNDTAAAWIFLTPALILLGVFIIWPIAYLFYLSFTAGSFTLKGTYWIGLKNYWRLLLNPDFWQVLGNTFYFTVATIIPTLVISLGLAVLLNRSIPLRGILRSAYFLPSIISLVAAGLGFRWLFQTSGPVNGLLEFFGIPAIPWLGDTFWAMPVLILMSIWKQLGFNMVVFLAGLQAIPPSRYEAADLDGANAWQQFWYITLPGLRPTLIFAIITTAIFTLRSFEQVYVMTGGGPLNSTNLLVYYIYQEAFGQFDFGYAAAAATVLLAGTLVLVYLQLQTWGEE from the coding sequence ATGCCAAAAAAATATACTAAATCGTGGTTGGATAATGATACAGCTGCCGCCTGGATTTTTCTTACACCAGCACTAATTTTACTGGGTGTTTTTATCATTTGGCCGATCGCCTATTTGTTCTACCTCAGTTTTACCGCTGGTAGTTTCACCTTAAAAGGTACTTATTGGATAGGCTTAAAAAACTATTGGCGCTTGCTACTCAACCCCGACTTCTGGCAAGTTCTGGGTAACACCTTTTATTTTACTGTTGCCACCATCATTCCCACTTTAGTTATCTCCTTGGGATTGGCTGTGCTATTAAACCGCTCCATTCCCTTGCGGGGAATTTTACGGAGTGCCTATTTTCTGCCTTCAATTATTTCACTTGTGGCAGCTGGTTTGGGATTTCGCTGGCTGTTTCAAACATCAGGGCCAGTTAACGGACTTTTAGAGTTTTTTGGCATTCCAGCCATACCCTGGCTAGGAGACACATTTTGGGCAATGCCGGTACTTATTTTAATGAGCATTTGGAAACAACTCGGTTTCAATATGGTGGTTTTTTTAGCCGGATTGCAAGCAATTCCTCCCAGTCGTTATGAAGCAGCAGATTTGGATGGAGCAAATGCTTGGCAACAATTTTGGTATATTACTCTGCCTGGATTGCGCCCTACTTTGATATTTGCAATCATTACTACCGCGATTTTTACATTGCGGAGTTTTGAGCAAGTTTATGTGATGACTGGCGGTGGCCCACTGAATTCAACTAATTTGCTGGTTTACTACATTTACCAAGAGGCTTTTGGTCAATTTGATTTTGGTTATGCCGCCGCCGCCGCGACGGTGTTACTAGCAGGGACGCTGGTACTAGTTTATTTGCAACTGCAAACTTGGGGAGAGGAGTAG
- a CDS encoding response regulator transcription factor, producing MNILFVEDEAKIANFVRAGLKEQGFVVDYCDNGDEGYLRALDNEYDAIVLDIMMPGKDGLSILKLLRRQGRNAPVILLTARNELDDRLEGLNLGADDYIAKPFFVEELAARIHAVVRRSVSERQNLLCVGPIKLDRITREVTCDRQAIELTSREFNLLEYLMRSPGRVFTRTQILEHVWGYDFNPNTNVVDVCIQRIRKKIDPIDEAVWIESIRGVGYRFRKADSSS from the coding sequence GTGAATATTCTATTTGTGGAAGATGAAGCGAAAATTGCTAACTTTGTCCGGGCTGGACTAAAGGAGCAGGGATTTGTCGTAGACTACTGCGATAATGGTGATGAAGGATATCTGCGGGCATTAGATAACGAATATGATGCGATCGTACTCGACATTATGATGCCGGGAAAGGATGGACTATCAATTTTAAAACTATTGCGGCGGCAAGGTCGGAATGCTCCGGTGATTTTGTTGACGGCTCGGAATGAACTAGATGATCGCTTGGAAGGGCTGAATTTGGGAGCTGATGACTATATCGCTAAACCGTTTTTTGTGGAAGAATTAGCGGCTCGAATTCATGCCGTTGTGCGCCGGAGTGTTAGCGAACGCCAAAATCTGCTTTGCGTTGGCCCTATCAAACTCGATCGCATCACCAGAGAAGTTACTTGCGATCGCCAGGCGATAGAACTCACCAGTCGCGAGTTTAATCTTCTAGAATATCTCATGCGCTCTCCCGGACGTGTTTTCACCCGTACCCAAATCTTGGAACATGTTTGGGGTTACGACTTTAACCCCAATACCAACGTCGTGGATGTTTGCATCCAGCGAATTCGTAAAAAGATTGACCCCATTGATGAAGCAGTCTGGATTGAAAGCATTCGAGGGGTTGGATACAGATTTCGCAAGGCGGATTCTAGCTCATGA
- a CDS encoding DUF3368 domain-containing protein, with protein sequence MQIILNSSPVIFLAKLSYLNQFIEYPDDFYIPQSVAEEISAKSDPASQTIQTLIKAGKLQVRTSSLITLLNSLNQRLGKGESEAIALGIELNADYVLLDDSTARREAKRLGLSIKGTLAVIKKINKDGKISIDSLDTLYQKIIEIEFRVKRSLFDQIFSED encoded by the coding sequence ATGCAAATTATTCTTAATTCATCACCAGTGATTTTTCTAGCTAAACTGAGCTACCTGAATCAATTTATCGAATATCCTGATGATTTCTATATTCCTCAATCTGTTGCTGAGGAAATTAGTGCTAAATCAGATCCAGCTAGCCAAACCATTCAAACGCTAATCAAAGCTGGTAAACTTCAAGTTCGCACATCCAGCCTTATAACCCTCCTCAACAGCTTAAATCAACGATTGGGTAAAGGAGAATCGGAAGCGATCGCTTTAGGGATTGAGTTGAATGCAGATTATGTTTTGTTAGACGACTCGACAGCTAGAAGAGAAGCTAAAAGACTTGGTTTGAGTATCAAAGGAACGTTAGCCGTTATCAAAAAGATAAACAAAGATGGCAAAATTAGCATTGACAGCCTAGATACTCTTTACCAAAAGATTATTGAAATTGAGTTTAGGGTTAAACGGTCTTTATTTGATCAAATCTTTTCTGAAGATTGA